Part of the Zingiber officinale cultivar Zhangliang chromosome 6A, Zo_v1.1, whole genome shotgun sequence genome, TTTTCTGATTCACATGATTGTTTTTGACCCATATGCAATCTTTTCGGGATGCTCCCAACTGGGGATGTTTTCAAAGTGAGTGTATAATTGAAGTCACGTGTAATCTTTCAGAGGCAGGGATGTTTCTAAAGTAAGTGCACTGTTGAAGTCTGATTTTTTCTAGGATGTTCTTAAAGTGGGCGCATGGCTGAAATTTTGTGTGATCTTTTACTCGGTTGCACTATCGACGAATGTAAAACAATAAGATCGTCTAAACGTATGGCTCAGGTCATCTCTATGACTATCTAATTGTTAGTCGTGTGACTAAGGTTTACATGGTTGTCTTCATCTATAGAGTTATTCGGGACAGCCATGTGGCTAGCCTGTGCAAGGTTGCAACTATAAGGCTATCTGAGCGCATGCAACGGACACTAACGACTTCTGTCGGAGGCATAGTACCTCGAGTGCTTGCTTGGTGTTTGGGACTTGGTGTTGATCTGACGCTCGACATTCGGCCGTTCAATTCTCGACCACTTAGCTAGGATTGGGACGTCTTCTTCGTAGCTTCTCGGGTGGGAGACCTGGGTACATCCCATGTCCCCCTTCCTAGTTGTGTCAAGGAAGAAGTGACAAGACTCAATGAAAGAAGTAAAGGCAACCTGTTCGGTTCGGCCTCCTTGGGTGTTTAACAATTGTCATGCATTCATAGTCGTCATTTAGACTCCCCTCCCTGCCATCACTTATCATTTATCAGTCATGCGTCATGAGTAATTATGCAACAACGGGCAACCTTAATTATCCTGCTGACGTCGATAGGTGTGAGGCGTGAAAATGGCTAATGTGATCTCCTTTTGACTAGGCCGTAAACGAGCATAGCCGAGCTAAGTTTTGAGGTgctcaagcttatttgataaggtaacctaCCCGAactgagcttaaaatgaaccaagttattgaaatgattgttcaagtttgacttgatttatttttttataagtttgaaCTTGTTTGAAGTTTGACTTGAACTTGGTCCATTTAGATGTCATCAAtctttcaattcaagcttggcttgaattTGGTTCGAACTTACcttgtttagatattatcgagctcttaattcaaacttatttgattgtttaaaatttttagttgtttgattgttcattgaacttgataatttaaacttatttgtttattttattttattttattttattatttatttagcatattgaaaaaaaattattaataaatatggttcgtgaacattgttcacaaatattgttcacgaacgttaacgaactgaacatatgtgttcaaacttatttatttagtttaataagCTATGATATGGATAAGCTTACAGGGGCCTAGGAGGAAttagagagaaagggaagggcagCTTGGTTAAATCACTATTAGGGCATTAAGGGGAGGATCACCGTTTCCACCGCTCACCAAATTACCGCCCCTCGGGGGTCGCCCCACACCTGCGGACGCACCTCGACGCCGCCTTCGctaacttccttctcttctctccttctcctctagtCGGCATACGCCTCCAGCCATCGCCTTTGCTAGGCATGCCGACACCACCTTCGTGAGGACATTGCCGCTGCTATCGAATGGACTCAACACAACCTTCATCATGCTGCCGCTTCCTCTCTCGTTGCTCTCTAACGCCAGTCATCTCCTACTCTGTTTGCCGTCGATGTCTGTCACCTCCACGACCGGACCAcccctctcttctcttccccTCTCTCCAGTGGCTGCTATCGCATTTGGCCACTAGGACACACCTGGTCGTAGAGCCGTAACTTCCATGAGGCCAGAGAGGCAAGCGCCTCAGGGCCCAGTCCAATGAAGGGTCCATTCTTTTAATTATACTAAAAAAATGAGAGACATGAGCCCTAAATGACTGTTAAACCTATTCTCACGGCTCTGAGGTACACATCGACACATGACTCTTCTTGGCATGTAATTTCTTCTCCGATGTTGCTCTTCTTTGCACACGATTTCTTCTCCGGCGTTCTTTCTACCAAGGCATGAATCCATGGAACAGGAGGTAATCATAATCTTTTTCTTCAATAATCTTCTTCGTCTTGCAACACGTGGCACTAATTGTAACCTAATCGTGCAACAAGGATCGTTTGTGCGACCTAATTGCTTCAATTCTCGCAGTGGCTATCTCACTCGACGTGGGCCGGCGGTTGGCCTTTGCTCGTGTGACCTAATTACGTAGCACAGGGCTTTTGCACGCTACCTCAGTCGCTTGTGCGAACTGTGACCTAATTACATGGTGGTTACTACTTGTCGCCTTGCTACTGCTTGCGATCACCGCATTGGTCTTAGTGTTACATGATACACTAAATGAGCTATCAATGTTATCGATTGAGAAAGAAAGAGTTCGATGAgtagtgtttatataattattttaaatatttattaagtccaagtatgatcttggcaaagcaagtcctagggtgatttggctaggagaacccgacaactaggatgaggccgatggaagctccagaaggcaaggcgtgaaggatggggagatatccgagggatgcaaggctgatggaggaggctagaaggctagttcaaggttggTCTGGAATAGTCAAATGCTAGGCGTGCAAacccaacaagtcacggttgaccaagagttgggtttggggagctggacttgagtttgagtcaagtccagggtgttcaatcgatcgggcgatcgattgaacaggctccaatcgatcagcagatcgattggagtgtgctgcgaaggaaggagtgacccaatcaattggtcaatcgatcgggacCATATTTCGTGAGCACAGAGCCCTTCccaatcaatcgggcgatcgattgggagctgccaatcgatcggtcgattgattgggcacGAGTGTTCTCGCATGATCGcgagaagcacagaatgcttctggatcgatccaccgatcgatccagatgttcccaatcgaccggtcgatcgattgggaagtgaccgttgcgctgGTTGCAGGCGATAGGCGGCTGAGATTGCTGGGTgatgacgtggcaatcgattggggattatttgaatcgattgggagcactgtttaaagcctgggcggagcgttttctccgcagtTCTTTGCGAACTTTCTTGCGCGAGTTTACTGCGATCTACAGCGATTTTCTTCGAGCTtctctgccagttcttgaaggctcttggggtgcatccccaaggttcaagaggccacgacaagcaacaagtaagcacgAAGAAGAGTGTATTGTGTTGTATTTtcgtttcttcttgttgtatttgtgttgtgttgtgtgtgagtgttgtacgaggcttctccacctccgactgcgaccgagaaggagttttTCATAGTAGAGATAGACgtgtcgtgtggatccttggattagtcacctcatcttgaggtggataccaagtaaaccctaggtatTAGTGTTgtgagtattttattttattttatctttgtattccgctgcacattatcaagacgaagcaaaaaCGAGCAAGCGTGacaaaacgctattcacccccctctaacggACACAAATGTCCCAACATGATTtacctttttctatttttttttctattttttaatatgCTAATTAGAAGGgggagaaaaagaaaagggaaaaaaagaaaaaaaaaaataaatagcataaagaaagcataacagaaaataaaaaaaaacataatttttttattcatttttaataattaattctaATTGCGGGTGTATTTAACAATAAATTATAAATTGTCAAATTAATATTAGAAAATTACATATGCTAGTTTGTCAGCTGACCTAATTCAGAATTGACGATTCGACTATTTAGAATAGAcattttttgatagtttaaatttATTGATTTGATGATTCTTGGAGAATCGACTTTTAATCTTAATCATTTAAGATGATTATAATTCATAGTTCATCATGATTTATTagggttcaagattattatattatttttttaaaaaaatataaatttgtaaaattatttGTCGGACCCTAATGTTGTTGGAATTATTACAAATaactatataataaaaataattaatttattattaaatagaTAATTAATATATGAAATCATTTACCGATTTAATAaatgattataaattaattaataaatgaaTAACTATTTCTCCTAATTTTcttcaattaataataataataataatatagtaaaaaaatattgattagtTATTATATAATTAACTAACCTATGAAAACAATAATAACTATAGTATACTTAGTTaggatatttaattttaatctataaTCTATGTTCAAATTCCTAACACATTTCTTTTTAATATctatattaaaaaaaagaaaaaccaaTTCGAatctttaaaagaaaaaaaagcgCTAGTTAATGGACGATTAATTTGGGCCTGAATCATATTTCGAATCTGGTCcatgattaaaaaataataatctcaATTAGTTTTATTAATTATCTTTAAGATATCGAtcctatgaaaatttttcactgatcattaggataaattaagaaatacACTACGGTCAATCTAAAAGTCCAGCATATAACATTGAAAATGTGAAtgggaaataaatagaaaatttatattaatatatataagagtttagtttaattttataatCTAAAAATTGATTTATATGGAATcataattataaataatattatgaATATATACAAATGAGAGGTTTTTCGGGTTCGATGACCAAGATAGAGAGAATGACGATGGtggaaaagagaaaattttaatcaTATAGATTATAACAACTTAATTAGgtcagcattttttttttttattagactTGAGATAGATTATAATTTCTAATTCCGTCCATGGTTTCTCGCAATATCAAGCTTTCCaaagtattattttttaaaaaaagttgctTAGGTACTCCGATCGGGAATGGATCGCCTTATAGCGTGTAGCATAATTTTCCATACACACCTCACCTTTTAAAAATaatcataataaataaaaataaaatctaggAATATAAAAAAACACTCATACATTAATATACGGCAACACAACCTTAACTTGTCGTGTTTTCCAAAGAAAAGGTGACTTTTGCTGCAGTTGTTCAAATCGTATTTCCATTCCTTGTAATAGGGAGCCGAAGTTCTATGCATTTTCGTAGTAATTACTCTAACAACATACAAATCAATTATTGACACCAAGATAGAAATCACTTTCAAATATCTTAAATATATTATGCTTAAGTTATACTCATTTTATAAGTATTCACGATTCAAATTCTAACTAAGCATACTGTAGAATAATTTTCTTACGtgggaaaaaaaatctaagacgTTGGCTGTTAGATAAGAAGGCGTTGGCCAATCTGTGGAGCCGGACCATCCTCCTCAGTCCTCCCAGACTAATTGGATCAAAAGATACAtggattattaaaaataaaaaataaaaaacgagAGAGAAAGAACGAGCCGCTTAATTGTCTCAATGGCAAGATGACTATAGGTTATAGTAGGTAAACAATCTTAATCAGAATGCATAATCGGAGATAAAGTATGTACTAGCTAGTGACTAAGCCTAGAGGAATTGACCAACATATATTATAGAGGTATGTAAACTACAGAACCTAAATTATGTACAAGTGACGAAGCCTAAAGAAGTtgaccaatatatatatatactctatgATCGTATGTATAAAAGACTTTCTTTAATGTAAATGAAAATGCATATTATAAACGTTAGTCTTTGTTCAAATTAGTTCCTCTTTTACATTCTCAAAAAGACTCTTTCAggaacaaggaagaagaagagcttctGAATCTTTGTTTCTTCCAGGTTCAGACAGCTATGGAATCAGCTTTGGTAACTGCTATGACTCGCATCATGGGTGAGAAGGTGGCAATTCTCATCCGACGCAACAAGAACGTCAAGGAAATAACTGATATTGAAGAGAagatggagaagctcaaggagttaTTGCTGATTGTTAACATGGTGATCCAAGATGTCGAGTCCCGCCCTTTCACTTATGATGTGAAGATCTTGTCAAGGAAGCTCAGGTACTTGGTCTACGATCTCGAGGATGTTGTGGATTGCTATGATACTGAAGTCTTGCGCAAGCAGAGATCAAGAGCTTCTTTTAGGTCGGTGCATGATTTCTTCTCTTCTAATAACCAAATTTTGTTTAAGAGTAGGTTAGGCAGCATGATAAAAGCTGTAACAGAGTCTGGATTCAATTTTACTGCAAAAGTCGAAGCTTTTGAATTTGTCACAAGGCAATTTCTACATATCACCAAGTGACTACAAAACGACGCATTCCAGTATTAGCTCAGACATTATGGGGAGGGAAACAGAGAAGCAGAGAATTGTCGACTTGTTaactgatgatgatgatgatgtcgaAAACAACCAAGATACCATGAAGGTCATCACCATCGTTGGGATGGGTGGCCTGGGGAAGACTAGACTTGCTCAGCTTGTTTTCAATGATGAGAAGGTGAAAGCTCATTTTGCAAGCTGGAGAATGTGGACAGTTATTGGGATGGAATTTGATCCCACAAAGATAATGAAGTCTATTTTAGAACAGGCTACTAATGCACTGTCCACCGTCTCAGAAACAAATTCAGTGAGGCAGAAGCTCGAACATACATTATCAGGGAAACGATTTCTGCTCGTGTTGGATGATGTATGGAATGAAGATGCATCACGATGGGGTGAACTGAGAACAGCCTTAACATGTGGGGCAAGAGGAAGTAAAATTTTAGTGACAAGTCGTAGCCTACATGTCTCTTCGATAATGAACTCATTCATTACCCACCAAATACAACAGTTGCCCCCAGATGATTGTCTGCCCTTGTTTCAACAATTTGCTTTTGGAGATGAAGAAAAGGATCAAAAGTTGATGGACATTGGCAGAAAGATTGTTGAGAAATGTGGTGGTGTGCCTTTGGCTATCATATCCCTTGGCAGCATGCTTCACAACATTCAAGATGAAACTCATTGGTCCTCGGTATTGAACAGTAAAATATGGCAGCTCAGAGATGAGGAACAAAAAGTGTTAGCTGCGCTAAAATGGAGCTACGACACTCTCCCTCCACAGTCAAAGAAGTGCTTTGCATTTGCCTCCCTATTCCCAAAGGGCTATACGATCGAAAAGGATGAATTGGTAAGATTGTGGATGGCAAATGGTTTTGTACAATCAGAAGGAAATGTCGATGCTAAAACAATGGGCAACCGTGTCTTTGATGATCTGGTACTGAGGTCATTCTTTCTCTTGACACCTTCCAAGGAGCATGATTTTGGAGATGATAGTCATGTAACCAAGTGCATGATGCATGATTTGATGCATGACCTGGCACGATCAGTGTCTGGAGATGTATATTGGAATGTTAAAGAAGACTTGGTGACAGATATTGGAAACAGAACATATCATTTGCTCTTATATGTTAAAAATTTATCAAACGCTTACCAGGCCTTACTAAGAAAGCCATTGTACTTGCGCACCCTTATATTGAGTGATTGCTATTTGTATCTGAATGCAAATCTACTTGAAATCATCTTCTCAGAACTGAAATTCTTGAGGGTGTTAGATTTAAGCAGTAATAAGATCAAGAAGGTGCCAAAATCAATAGGAAATCTGATACAGTTGAGGTACCTCAACTTATCTAGGAACAATATTGAAGTTCTACCCAACTCCATAACCCTTCTCCACAATTTACAGTATCTCAATCTTAGTTGGAATGAGGAACTTCAAGAGCTACCGAAAGAGTTAAGGAGCATGTgcaacataaatgcatttgtAATTCAAATGTGATAATAGTGACAGGTAAGATCATATTGGATATGCAGTAATTCAattatatatactttttttttctttcatatttaATCATGACCCCATCTAgtaggataaggcttggttgctGTTGTTATTGTAATATTTAATCATGATTTTCTTTTGACTCATTAAGTTCATTTGTGCTTTGTTTTTCTTTGACCTCTAGATTTGCAAGCTGAGGGTCAAGACTGGGCATGATATCTTAGTTGTTGCTCAAAGGTGTGTATGTAGCCTCTTATGAAGTCTTTGTATTGCAATAAAATTtgtgttaattttttattttcagataTTATATATGTGGTTTTTGCCAACCCGGCCTATGGAATAAGGCTTAGTTGTTATTGTATTATATATGTGATTTATTATATGTCACACTAGACTTTATTTTATTGTTGGATACATTATGTTGTGTAATACATAAACTACTTGATATTGGGttgataattttgatttaatattggttatttgtatatattgtcatttttttttcttatatgaCAATGCCCTTTTGTATAAAATAGAGATGAGAGAAGGTTCtatcaaaatgtttttttttaaataaaaaattttaaaaaaatattaaatcaagaAATTTCAGCTTTGATGTGATAAAGCTAATGCCTTTACAAAGTACAAAGTCCATGAGCTTAAGAAAATCCAATATTTATAACAATGTTCAAAAGAGCATTCAAGTTAAAGAAAGGTTACTTCACATTAAAATACTTACATATTTGAAATAAACTTCTTTATGTTGTTGGGTGAATCAACTTGTAAGAAAGGTTACTTCACAAATTTCAATTGCTACAATAGTTTTGGTTCTACCACTTTCAAAGCGGTTAGTTATGTTATAACCAGATGTGCCTCTTTCAAAGAAGCTACTAATGTGGCTCTTAATTCATTTAGCAATAAGAAGCAAACTAATTTGTCGCAAGTAGGTATTCCAGAAAAACAGAAAGAAGGTagtatttaaagaaaaataaggacAGATTGGTAGCTAAGGTTACACGCAAATGAATGAATTAATTTCTTTGGTATTTATGTTACGCCAGCCAGAACCGTGAGAAGCCTTGTTCCACATTGATGTTTATAAAATTGACTAAAATTATAAAGAACATGGAAGCTAAGACCCATCAAAGCTCACAAGCTTCTTCTGGGAGAAGAAAAGGGCAACTCACATGAGTTGGAAATTTGGCCTATTTTGTGTTAATTTGCAACATTTTAAAGAGGTTGGCGATCTTTGTACAAAAGGTACTAAAATTATTTTGTGAAAATCTCATTGATAAACATTAACGAGAGAAAATCACAAGCTTACAATACTGCTCCATTAATCGCATAGATCATTCCTATATGCCATAGAAACATGTGAGCATTTGCCATCTTCAATCCTtgctaaaagaaaactaaaactccCTGAGGGAAAATGTATTTCAAGCTCAGGAGTAGAGTGAGGAGAAGAAAGAATCAATTTTTAGGCTGCAAAGGCTGTGCATACTTGTCTATGGCCACCAAAATTCATCTCTCAGTAGGCCTAACTCGATCAAAGAATGAcatatatatattacatataaCGGCTTTCTATGAATGATCAGGAATCTAAGCATACCTCAGATCATATATCACATCCTCAGGGTAAAAGACAGTTCtgttataaaatatatattgataaACTTCCACTGCAGATACAACAAAACATATACATGAATTTTTGCAAGTTTAAAAGGGGTAAAAACATAGCATCTTTAGCAAGTATAAGATCATTAAGCTACTTTTCACTCGAGCAAATATTCTTTTTCTTGTTAGCCGAATTAGAAATTCATGTATCCTCTTTCACAAGTCACATGATGGAAATAGGAAGGATTatgaaatttttaaaaggatAATCAGGAAAAGCCATTTGTATGAAGAATCACAATAATCCAGAGTTTGGCTGAAAGATATACTACAGGCCATTGCTTATTTATTAGAGGACATATAATTTGGAAAAATAAACAGAATGTGGTTGCTtgatcaagtgaaagtgaagagCAATGACTAATACCACCACTGAGTTAAGTTGGGTTGAAAGCATTAGTCCAAAGTTTAAGATTAAGACTACAAATCCCATGAATCTTTACTATGGCAATCAAGCAGCAATCTATATTTTCCAAATTGTAGCATTCAATTAAACAATAAAGCACATCAAAATTGATTGCTATTGCATTAGATGGGAAATTCAAGACAAGGTTATGGAGACTCGATACGTAATGAACAATTTAAGATTTGTAGTCAAAAGATGCATTAATATACACAACCTAGATTTGGAAGCTAGTATTGAGGCAAAATCCACCATtggaacaaaaaaaaagaaaaaaaagaaaaggaaaaaaaactgaTAGGTGGATCAAAATATTAACGTAGTGACTAGTGAGCAAGCACCATACATAAAGATGAAGACAAATTGCCATGACTCAAACATTTTGGATTGTCAGAGAATATAGTGCAGATACTTTTATACATACTAGTTCCTTCTTGGCTCAATGACTTGTTCTGTTGTCATCCAAATATAAGATTGTTAATCTGGTCAACTGGAATATCATAGATGGGCTCTATAGGTTGTTCCTCTCCTAAAAATGATACTGAAGGGCGCTCTCGGCTATGTTCATCTGCAAACAGTAATACATTACAAAAGCTACAAAGATATGTAGTTCTCGAACATTGAAATTTCAAttgaattataaaaggaaatctaCAAATAAAATTTAAGTTATATTTATTTTGTATCAGGAGTTactactatcaaaagatagacacAAACCTCTAAATAGCCTCATAAGCAACCTCAAAAAAATGATTTGCAGTCCTAAATAAACAGCTATGCAGCATATTTGGTGAAAATTCTTCTAAGCTAGAGGATATATAAGCAATAAAACAAGCAAAGACATCAGTTTTAGAACTCAAATTATGGCCGTCCTATATCTTAGTTGAACTAATCTACTAAATTGTTTCTCATCTCTTAACACTCTTGAAACAGAAATAGTAAGAAACAATGAGTCTTAATTATTTGGATCAGTGGACAATGATACTGTTCAAACTACCAATATTTGACAAAATTTGgacaaataaaatttcatatctAAGATTATAAGAGTTAATTATATGCGGCAATTACTAATGTCTAGATTTAGCTGCGATGACAGAGCCAAGTCCATAAGGGAAAAGTACCAACAAGCACAACACAACATTACCAATTCAAATGACAGCACACTTACCAAACAATACATTAAATGAAGTTGGAGAAGGTGTCACCATGAAGTTCAATCCCAAGTAAAATACCATTGCCAAAACCACTGTTACCATTATAAACGATGGAATTGCAATTGCCCAATACCTAATTATTACACCAACAAAAAAACTGAGATTAGTAACCATTATCATGGGTAAAATTAGCATAATAAATCATCTTAATCAGAATCTACTATTATTATGTGTTTTCTTAGTCATATTGCAAAATAgttaatatattattaataattagcATAAGGCGGCCAAGAATGAAAGAGACTCAAACTAGGATAATAACTTCATGATAGAGTTGATTAAcaacattttttttcttcattttaatcAGAGATTTATACAACTTGGATTTTCTAGTTGTCACTCTTGTCCATTATGGTCACTGATAACGATATGATAGTTGCAGGACAAGAAAGAAAAAATGATGGAAAAGGGAACCATTAAAATTCATAACCATCGCCCCAAGTCCTAGTGACATTCCAAAGCGCCCTTTATAAGTGTTTGGTCTAAGAAAACAAGGGTTTAAATGGTCATGGTTTCCAGAGAGAAACTGCTAACCTTAATATACAATATGTAAACTATTTGTGCAACACAAATTTGTATTACCTCCATCTTGTCAAAGCTAAAGAGATTATCAAATGAATTCAAAAACATCTAACCAACTCCTTATGGCATTTTAGCATGCTCATTATAAGTTTTTTCTCTAACGACAGTCAAAGTTTCATGTACATCCTATCAAGAACAATGCAATGAGTTCATGTACAATACATAACCACTTTATGTCCAACACTTGCACTTTTGGTTGCCTCCCTTCTTTCTAAGCTAAAGATTCCTCCGTTAATCTTGTGAATGTCTTGTGCAGTCTGCCATTAAGTCCAAACAAAATGTTGCACCTTTAATTGACAAAAAAAATCCATGGCTAAAAGACCTTGCAAGAGTGGTGAAGGGATAAAATCAATAGTAGTTGGGTTCTATCTAGATTGTAAGACTCAGATCTAGAAGAATATGCCAACAATGTAAGTACTATCAAATATCAGAAGGGTGAAGGAATCCAAAAGAAGAAAGATGTGCAATGGATATAGCCTATGAATTAAATACATAGATAGAACATTTTGTCGTGAAAGAGTGACCAGGAATCAAAGTCTTCTGAACAGCATACATAAGCTTCTATTCCTAAAGAGATGAAGTTCAATCTAACCATAGCTTTATTTTGGTCCCCTAAGACAACTAAGACAGGGATGCATGAATAATAATGATGGAACCTCTCCATGCAAATTTAGGTGCAGAATATATAATGCGCTTTAAATCCAATTGATATGAAGCAAAAAGCTACACGTGCTTGATAATCACTTTCAGTTAATATCATTCATGAACTATTAATAAAAACGAAAATATTTTGGTTGGTCACCCAAATAACATAGTCATGGTAATTTGATTTTGAGAACTTCAGTGAGCCATTTCAAACGCAATTATTACAAAGGCCGTCCGGATAAACATCAACACAGATCTCATGTCAAGAATCTTATCGTATCACAGAAAACAAATACATAATTCTCACGTAATAAGGAAATCACATAAGTAAAACTCACTTACTTACTCGGATAGTATGTGATTCCCAAATAATGCAACCACGGTTCAGGAGTGTACGCCCAAACTACGAAGATTACTGTCAACAGACGGGGAAAAATAAGATTTTTTGAGAAGTAATTTCTTTCTAAGAAAAACTTGGTTTTGTGTGGAGATTACCAGCGGCAAGGACAGTGGTGATGGATCCGACGAAGCCGTAGACCTCCGAGGGCTTCAGCCCGTGCTCCTCGGCGAACCCCGCAGCGAA contains:
- the LOC121995384 gene encoding putative disease resistance protein RGA4, coding for MESALVTAMTRIMGEKVAILIRRNKNVKEITDIEEKMEKLKELLLIVNMVIQDVESRPFTYDVKILSRKLRYLVYDLEDVVDCYDTEVLRKQRSRASFRSVHDFFSSNNQILFKSRLGSMIKAVTESGFNFTAKVEAFEFVTSISSDIMGRETEKQRIVDLLTDDDDDVENNQDTMKVITIVGMGGLGKTRLAQLVFNDEKVKAHFASWRMWTVIGMEFDPTKIMKSILEQATNALSTVSETNSVRQKLEHTLSGKRFLLVLDDVWNEDASRWGELRTALTCGARGSKILVTSRSLHVSSIMNSFITHQIQQLPPDDCLPLFQQFAFGDEEKDQKLMDIGRKIVEKCGGVPLAIISLGSMLHNIQDETHWSSVLNSKIWQLRDEEQKVLAALKWSYDTLPPQSKKCFAFASLFPKGYTIEKDELVRLWMANGFVQSEGNVDAKTMGNRVFDDLVLRSFFLLTPSKEHDFGDDSHVTKCMMHDLMHDLARSVSGDVYWNVKEDLVTDIGNRTYHLLLYVKNLSNAYQALLRKPLTEILEGVRFKQ
- the LOC121998288 gene encoding phosphatidylinositol N-acetylglucosaminyltransferase subunit P-like, whose product is MESPPSSPTSLVVNSPRRTLSLLRERRHKHPAIDPDENPAVSFAAGFAEEHGLKPSEVYGFVGSITTVLAAVIFVVWAYTPEPWLHYLGITYYPSKYWAIAIPSFIMVTVVLAMVFYLGLNFMVTPSPTSFNVLFDEHSRERPSVSFLGEEQPIEPIYDIPVDQINNLIFG